Genomic segment of Acidobacteriota bacterium:
CAGAAAACCGAGAAACGCGAAGGGAGAAGGGGGGAGGCCGCTCAGCACCAGGGCGAGCACCCCGGCGAAGGGACCGGGGATCGCCTCGACTCGCAATCCTCTCGAGATGACTTCTCTGACGAGCGGAAACCCCGGATCGGAAATCAGCGGAAGGCCGGCGTCTGAAACGAGTGCAACGGAATCCCCGCTCTCGATCCTGTCGGCAATTCGGGCGACCTTTTCGCGCTCCGAGTGCTCGTGAAAGGATTCGGTCGGCGGGCTCGCCCCGATGTGTCTGAGCAGTTTGCTGACGACCCGGGTGTCTTCACAGAGGAGTAGATCGCATTCACGGATCGCCCTGGCGGCGCGTTCGCTCAGATCGCCGAGGTTTCCGATCGGAGTGCCTATGAGATGAAGGCTCCCTCCGGGCATCGTCAGGCGGAAATCGCCGCCTTCAGCTTCTCGACGGCTTCGATTGCCGTCTCCGAAATCTCTTCACGCGATACCGTCGGCGTTTGCGGGCTGAGGAAGTCCTCCAGATTCCTGGCGAGATCGCGCGCGATTTCCGAGACCTCGGGAAACCCCAGCGTCCCTGCGGTTCCCTTGATCTGATGGGTCAGATAGAGAAGAACCGGGAAGGAGGTCTTGACCCTGGCGGCATTGGAGAGACCGCGCGCATGCTTCTCGATCGTCAGAATCGTTTCCCCGAGACTCTGGCGATATTCGCTCCGAAGCTGGCGCAGCTCATCTTCGATATCTGCGGCCGTCATGCTGCGATCCGGCAGCATGAACGATGCCACGGAGGGGGCGATTCATACGGCCGAAGAGCGACCCCGGCGAGGAGCTCCTTTTTTGCAGTTTTCTGCCTTGTTTTCAGGCGCCTGGCTTTCGAGGCGTCGGGACGAACAGCCAGCACTCCATCGTCATCCTGAGCAATTGACCGGCGC
This window contains:
- a CDS encoding Hpt domain-containing protein — its product is MTAADIEDELRQLRSEYRQSLGETILTIEKHARGLSNAARVKTSFPVLLYLTHQIKGTAGTLGFPEVSEIARDLARNLEDFLSPQTPTVSREEISETAIEAVEKLKAAISA